From the genome of Spirosomataceae bacterium TFI 002, one region includes:
- a CDS encoding Xanthine and CO dehydrogenase maturation factor, XdhC/CoxF family, with product MLQNINEVRYISIIFVKEVHDFLKELKNILAFYQDLKASNTNAALASVVYVEGSSYRRMGARMLIAENGEWVGGISGGCLEGDALKRAKIAIIKSQASIIRYDTTTDDDHQIGVGLGCNGIIDVLFKPIDFDDKANPLEVLKAVLEPFSEPKKFITFTKTKEKELLGSVFSLNGGIPIPASQLEKVKAQDGSQKIELDEESTIFFEVVPPSIELVLLGHQYDIYPLISLCTQLGWQSSVVAPSSKVKGISTFSPENIADYPWHAQSAAILMSHSLLTDKENLRIILNSTIPYIGMLGPKERSTRILNELKAEGLKVDESRIYAPVGLDIGATSPEEISLSIVAEIKAFFASRNGGHLRDRQSPINDRNPAKSFK from the coding sequence ATGCTTCAAAATATAAACGAAGTACGCTATATCTCGATTATATTTGTGAAAGAAGTACACGATTTTTTGAAAGAACTAAAAAACATCCTAGCCTTTTATCAAGACTTAAAAGCAAGCAACACAAATGCTGCTCTTGCAAGTGTGGTCTATGTGGAAGGTTCATCTTATCGCAGAATGGGTGCACGAATGCTCATCGCTGAAAATGGTGAATGGGTAGGAGGAATAAGCGGTGGCTGCTTGGAAGGAGACGCTCTAAAAAGAGCTAAAATTGCAATTATCAAGTCACAGGCGTCGATTATTCGCTATGATACCACGACCGACGATGATCACCAAATTGGCGTGGGACTAGGCTGTAATGGTATCATAGATGTGCTTTTCAAGCCAATAGATTTCGATGATAAAGCAAATCCGCTGGAGGTTTTAAAAGCTGTACTAGAACCATTCAGCGAGCCTAAAAAGTTTATCACATTCACAAAAACCAAAGAAAAAGAACTTTTGGGAAGTGTTTTTTCTCTAAACGGAGGTATACCTATTCCAGCTTCTCAACTAGAAAAAGTGAAGGCACAGGATGGTTCTCAAAAAATTGAACTTGACGAGGAAAGCACCATATTCTTTGAAGTGGTCCCTCCTTCTATTGAGTTGGTACTTCTAGGACACCAATACGACATTTATCCCCTTATTTCTCTTTGCACTCAATTGGGTTGGCAGAGTTCGGTAGTGGCTCCAAGTTCAAAAGTAAAAGGCATTTCAACATTTAGTCCCGAAAACATAGCGGATTATCCTTGGCATGCACAATCTGCTGCGATTTTAATGTCCCATTCCCTATTGACCGATAAAGAAAACCTCCGTATCATTTTGAACTCTACTATTCCCTATATTGGAATGTTGGGGCCAAAAGAAAGGTCAACCAGAATATTAAATGAGCTTAAAGCTGAGGGGTTGAAAGTTGATGAAAGTAGAATTTATGCACCCGTAGGTTTAGATATTGGGGCTACTTCACCAGAAGAAATTAGCCTTTCCATTGTTGCGGAAATTAAAGCTTTTTTTGCCAGTAGAAATGGTGGGCATTTAAGAGATCGTCAAAGCCCAATAAATGATCGAAACCCAGCAAAAAGCTTTAAATGA
- a CDS encoding molybdopterin molybdochelatase: MKPKEFISVAKAEEIVLSKASSFGIEKVELLASQNRMLAESIYADRDFPPFDRVTMDGIAIDSKAYKSGQRTFLVEGVQYAGDCLKSLQNPQHCFEVMTGAVLPLGTDSIIRYEEVEIANGNATLGENIKLNVNIHRQGSDAQSGDLLLSKGKKIQAGDLAVMATVGMSSVAVQKLPKIAIITSGDELVPIAETPLPHQIRTSNVYAIHGLIQDFASEVTHFHLPDSLSISIEKLGKLSQEYDVVVISGGVSKGKKDHIPAALASIGIEQHFHKVQQRPGKPFWFGSNENTIVFALPGNPVSSFMCAVRYLIPFLKKSTGQNAISQNFALLHKDINFKPQLTYFAQVQIFNENGVIIADPLEGGGSGDLANLSKSNAFLELPHSHKNLYAKGEVFRFWAF, encoded by the coding sequence ATGAAGCCAAAAGAATTCATAAGTGTAGCGAAAGCAGAAGAAATTGTTCTTTCCAAAGCAAGTTCATTCGGAATAGAGAAAGTAGAGCTTTTAGCTTCTCAAAACCGAATGTTAGCAGAAAGTATATACGCCGATCGTGACTTCCCTCCCTTCGACAGGGTCACCATGGACGGAATTGCCATTGATTCCAAAGCTTATAAAAGCGGTCAAAGAACATTTTTGGTTGAAGGAGTTCAATATGCAGGAGATTGTTTAAAAAGTTTACAAAACCCGCAGCACTGCTTTGAAGTAATGACGGGAGCGGTTCTTCCTCTTGGCACCGATTCTATAATTCGATATGAGGAAGTTGAAATTGCTAACGGCAATGCGACTTTGGGCGAAAACATTAAACTTAATGTAAATATTCATCGACAAGGTTCGGATGCACAATCTGGCGACTTGCTTTTATCCAAAGGAAAGAAAATACAAGCTGGAGATTTAGCGGTAATGGCAACAGTAGGCATGTCAAGTGTTGCGGTTCAAAAACTACCTAAAATAGCTATTATCACATCGGGAGACGAACTTGTGCCTATTGCAGAAACGCCATTGCCGCACCAAATTCGCACTTCGAATGTTTATGCGATTCATGGACTAATACAAGACTTTGCCTCAGAAGTGACCCACTTTCATTTACCCGATAGCCTTTCTATTTCCATTGAAAAACTAGGGAAATTAAGCCAAGAATATGATGTTGTAGTAATCTCTGGGGGAGTTTCTAAAGGCAAAAAAGATCACATTCCAGCTGCTCTAGCTTCCATTGGAATTGAGCAGCACTTTCACAAAGTACAGCAGCGACCTGGCAAGCCATTTTGGTTTGGTTCAAACGAAAATACGATAGTTTTTGCCCTTCCGGGAAATCCCGTTTCTTCTTTTATGTGTGCCGTGAGGTATTTAATTCCATTTTTGAAAAAGTCAACTGGTCAAAATGCTATTTCTCAAAACTTCGCTCTCCTTCATAAAGACATCAACTTCAAGCCCCAATTGACCTACTTTGCTCAGGTACAAATATTCAACGAAAACGGAGTTATAATAGCTGATCCCTTAGAAGGTGGTGGCTCAGGAGACTTGGCAAACCTCAGCAAGTCCAATGCTTTTTTGGAATTGCCTCATTCGCATAAAAACTTATATGCTAAAGGCGAAGTATTTAGGTTTTGGGCTTTCTAG
- a CDS encoding WD40-like Beta Propeller Repeat, giving the protein MKYIYLSILLLSLSSCWPIFEDRSGKFLNEVINLEEFNSAADDYNSDLPQNKFGEFALTFSSNRDENSKFQLQSYHVSFAFDEKKKTVYPEIYKPESGKWQVHGDIYEEIGLADKTDGNYNVMGPAFYGSMFFNRYNIDSLSQVLFYADDSEGNLEIKYVYFKNNRLEGPFKFDLLNSPYDDAYPTINNDGTSILFCSNRSGDFDIYEAKISQPNVDKNITLESIVSPKDVQIIKRDDLNSSMDDKCPSYAGIGNNTIMFVSNRTGSLGGFDIYYSENGKTPENAGIRINTSYDEYRPIVPYLSHFNYYPMIFSSNRPGGKGGFDLYMTGLKEVSWQ; this is encoded by the coding sequence ATGAAGTACATCTACCTTAGCATCTTGCTTTTATCCCTTTCTTCTTGTTGGCCAATTTTTGAAGACCGAAGCGGCAAGTTTTTGAACGAAGTCATTAATTTGGAGGAATTCAATAGTGCCGCAGATGATTATAACTCGGATTTACCTCAAAATAAGTTTGGAGAGTTTGCTCTCACCTTTTCTTCAAATCGAGATGAAAACAGTAAATTTCAGCTTCAATCCTACCACGTCTCATTTGCCTTTGACGAAAAGAAAAAAACGGTTTATCCCGAAATTTATAAGCCAGAATCGGGTAAGTGGCAAGTTCATGGGGACATTTATGAGGAAATTGGTTTAGCAGATAAAACCGATGGAAACTATAACGTAATGGGTCCCGCTTTTTACGGCAGTATGTTTTTCAATCGATATAATATTGATTCTTTAAGTCAGGTTTTGTTTTACGCAGACGACTCCGAAGGCAACCTTGAAATCAAGTATGTTTATTTCAAAAACAACCGTTTAGAGGGTCCCTTTAAATTCGATTTGCTCAACTCTCCTTACGATGACGCATACCCAACAATCAATAATGACGGCACGAGTATTTTGTTTTGTTCCAATAGAAGCGGCGATTTTGACATTTATGAAGCTAAAATTTCGCAACCAAACGTAGATAAGAATATAACGCTAGAAAGTATAGTAAGCCCAAAAGACGTTCAGATAATAAAAAGGGATGACCTGAATAGTTCGATGGACGACAAGTGTCCTTCTTATGCAGGCATTGGAAATAACACAATTATGTTTGTCTCGAATAGAACTGGAAGCCTTGGCGGTTTTGATATTTACTATTCTGAAAATGGGAAAACACCTGAAAATGCAGGTATCAGAATCAATACGAGCTATGACGAATACCGCCCAATAGTACCCTACTTAAGTCATTTCAATTACTATCCAATGATTTTTTCTTCAAACAGACCAGGAGGAAAGGGTGGTTTTGATTTGTATATGACTGGGCTAAAAGAGGTTTCTTGGCAATAA
- a CDS encoding Uncharacterized conserved protein YdhG, YjbR/CyaY-like superfamily, DUF1801 family: MEHFENVDDYFSLLNPEQREALEALRILVLTTVKGVEETISYGMPAYKYKGALVYYGAFKKHYSFFPGGIVEQYQVQLKDYKISKGTLQISYKQEAPLDIIKKIILDRVKQNEEKALAKGKKK, from the coding sequence ATGGAACATTTCGAAAATGTAGATGACTATTTTTCTCTACTAAACCCTGAACAAAGAGAAGCTTTGGAGGCACTTCGGATTTTAGTTTTGACAACAGTAAAGGGAGTGGAAGAAACCATTAGCTATGGAATGCCAGCCTATAAGTACAAAGGAGCTCTGGTATATTACGGAGCATTCAAAAAACACTACAGCTTTTTTCCTGGGGGGATTGTAGAGCAATACCAAGTCCAGCTCAAGGATTATAAAATTAGCAAAGGAACCTTACAGATCAGTTACAAGCAAGAAGCTCCGCTTGATATCATAAAGAAAATCATACTTGATAGAGTAAAACAAAACGAAGAAAAGGCTTTGGCAAAAGGCAAGAAGAAGTGA
- a CDS encoding putative transcriptional regulator: MTNVKPSAGNILIAEPFLGDPNFERSVILICEHNDLGSFGLVLNQTSNIKLADMFEEVVLDIPVYVGGPVEHNTLHFIHSLGEVVPNSTNLGNGVFWGGDFDELKSMINMGKVDISQVRFFIGYSGWGEGQLEGELNKNSWIVAETDADVVFENDIAQFWRMVMRGLGGEYKVMSNYPTDPRLN; the protein is encoded by the coding sequence ATGACGAATGTAAAACCTTCTGCTGGCAATATCCTTATCGCGGAGCCATTTTTGGGAGACCCCAATTTTGAGCGGAGTGTGATCCTTATATGCGAACACAATGATTTGGGTTCTTTTGGCTTGGTGCTCAATCAAACATCTAATATAAAGTTAGCAGATATGTTTGAGGAGGTCGTTCTTGATATCCCTGTTTATGTGGGCGGACCAGTAGAGCACAATACCTTGCACTTTATTCATTCACTTGGTGAAGTAGTCCCCAATTCTACCAACTTAGGAAATGGGGTTTTCTGGGGAGGTGATTTTGACGAGTTAAAATCAATGATTAACATGGGTAAAGTAGATATTTCGCAAGTGCGATTTTTCATTGGTTATTCTGGATGGGGCGAAGGGCAACTAGAAGGAGAACTGAACAAAAACTCTTGGATTGTAGCCGAAACAGACGCGGACGTGGTCTTTGAAAATGACATCGCACAGTTTTGGCGAATGGTTATGAGAGGACTTGGCGGTGAATACAAGGTCATGAGTAACTATCCTACTGATCCTAGACTCAACTAA
- a CDS encoding 5-formyltetrahydrofolate cyclo-ligase, producing MNKKELRKFYLKKRKELSENNIKSKSKQIHDLLFSRLMMHRYDRIHCYLPISSQNEVDTSLILDTLLKDFSPTLFAPKITAKGVMTHHEFSTLNDFETNKIGIPEPKSKIGLSHEAFFATEDDILVLVPLLAFDKKGYRVGYGGGFYDRFLAHKTANTTTVGLSFFEAEDKIIDIDEFDIPLDHCVTNERVWSF from the coding sequence ATGAACAAAAAGGAACTAAGGAAATTTTACCTCAAAAAACGAAAAGAGCTTTCGGAAAATAATATCAAATCCAAAAGTAAACAGATTCACGACTTACTTTTCAGTAGGTTGATGATGCACCGTTACGATAGAATTCATTGCTATTTGCCTATTTCGAGCCAAAACGAGGTTGACACATCGCTTATTCTTGACACACTTTTAAAAGACTTCTCTCCTACCCTTTTCGCTCCCAAAATTACTGCCAAAGGTGTCATGACGCACCATGAATTTTCGACTTTGAATGATTTTGAAACCAATAAAATTGGAATTCCAGAACCCAAATCTAAAATTGGCCTTTCTCACGAAGCGTTTTTTGCAACTGAAGACGATATTCTAGTCCTTGTTCCCTTGCTTGCTTTTGACAAAAAAGGATATCGAGTTGGCTACGGAGGAGGATTCTATGACAGATTCCTTGCCCACAAAACAGCCAATACAACAACTGTGGGACTTTCATTTTTTGAAGCCGAAGATAAAATTATTGATATTGATGAGTTTGATATTCCGCTTGATCACTGTGTGACAAATGAGCGGGTTTGGAGTTTTTAG